TGATTTCCAGCATCTTCTTCAAACTGCCGATTTTCTCGCGAATGATTCGTTTATCGGTTTCGAGCTGGGTTTCACCGGGACCGCGCATACCGATACCACCGCGCTGTCGTTCCAAGTGAACCCATTGACCGGTCAATCGGGGCAAGAGGTATTCGAGCTGTGCAAGCTCAACCTGTACTACCGCTTCCCGCGAACGAGCACGATTGGCAAAAATATCGAGGATTAATCCGGTACGGTCGATGACCCGCGCGGTTTTCCAAGCTTCTTCTAAATTCTTGACCTGAGCGGGGGTTAAATCATCATCGAAGAGGACAAGCTCAATGTTTTTCTCGGCGATAAATCCAGCAAGCTGCTCGACAAAACCTTTGCCGATGTAGGTTGCCGGCTCCGGCGTGGTTCGTTCCTGAATGAATCGCTCAACGACGAGCGCTCCCGCGGTGTCGGCAAGCAGTGCCAACTCGTCGAGGGTTTCGTTTAACCACTCGCGGGTTTCACCGCGTTTCTTCACACCGACCAAGAATGCCCGTTCCGGAGGAGCGGATTCATTTACTATTAGTTCGTTCAATTGCTTTCCCGTCTACCTCTTCCGAGATACCCTTCCACCAATAACAGCAGGATTGCCGTTATCAACAATACGCTCCGCCATTCGCGGCCACTTCGTGTTTGCTGCCATGCCGACGCAAATACTTTAGCTTCCCCCGGTAACATCCGGAAAGTCGAATCAGAAATGCCGCCAAAGCGTCTGCGGACTTCCCGATTACTTTCCTGCGAGGGGATTTTTACGACAAAATGTTGGGTACCGTCTGCTGACCAGATACCCGTTTCTAATAGATCAACTCGGTTTTGCTCGGGAATCGTCACTTTCCCATTGGGAGAAATTGCCCGTTGCAGACCTACCAACTTCGTGGGAATTTCTCGACCGACCCCCGCTTCCAATACTGGTTGCGGTTCGATGCTCTGCATGGTCGCATAACCCCGCGCCAATAACGGTATCCGCACCGGCTCAGTTTCCCAACCGACATCCGCCACTGGAATTGCATCTAACCTCAGTTTACCATTTCCAATAACGAGGTCACACCAAACGGGATTGCCATCGTCAAAATGCAATACCGAATTCTCGGCGGCGACTTGCCAACGTCCGCTTACCGAAGCTTCTGGTGCTTTCACCCAACCCCGCAAATATGCAGCCAATTCGTTTTTACGAAGTGAATACTTGCCGCGTTGCGCGTAATCGAACGTCTTTAATTGCAGAGATGAAATTGCCGATATCCAACGATTCCACATCGCGGCATCGGCGTTTTGTGCGGGAATTAACCAAAGTCGTTCACCGGTTTGGAGGCGCGATTTCCATTGTTCCGGGGATTGAGTAGGCGGAAATCTCCCGGCATGGATTGTTAAACCTGTTTGATTGCTCGATGGAGCTACCGGAATCGATAATACCCGGTAGGTTCGCGTTAATATTTCTACCGCGGCAGGATCGCCCGATACCGTAATTCGGGAAGGTTCCGTTGCCGGGATAAGCAGTTCACTTCGATTATCAAAACTTAATTCGTCGTCTTGCAATAATTCAGCACGCACTAACCATGGCCCGTTACCTTGCGGCTTTACAATCCATTCGACACTGCGTTCAGCGCCGGGTGCAAGCTCTACGGTCTGTTCACCTATCGCGTCCAAGGTCGTGCCGAAACTACCGACCGAAACCCGAACAGTCGCTTCGGAGCTTGACTTCGCAAACGATTTGATTGTTGCCGCAACCAAAACTCCATTGGTTTGATCCAGTAACGGTTCTAATTGCTGTAACGAGACAATCGCCCGGTTTGATTGGGAAAGATCCGGTGGCGACCAACGCAAATAGCTGATACCCGGTTTCGCCACCGCGAGCGTCGTATCGTCGTTACCAATGCCGTCGGTAAAAAGGAGTAGTGACCGAAAAGGAGCAGGCGATTCCGACAACGCTCGCTCAGCGCGCACCAATCCATTCGTTAGGTCATCGGAAACCGGTTTGGGGGACTCCCCATCGAGGGCAGATTGGATTGCATCAATTGAACTCAAGGCGATGTGTGAATCGATCTCATCGGCAAAGAAGAGGGAAACCCGATCTTGCGGCGCTAAAGTCGTGAGCAGTTGTTTAATCGAACGTACCGCTTGATCGAAGGGGGAACCACTGGGTGCTGTCGCCATCATCGATGCGGAACGATCCAATACAATGGCAACTTCCGCATTCGCCGGTGAACCACCCGGTAACACGCCGACGGTTAACGGGCGGGCAAATGCCGTGACAATGCAGAGGATTGCTAAAATCCGCAGCAAAATTAAAAGCCATTGGGTGATTTTCAAGCGGCGATGTTGTTTTTTTTCAATCGCCTTAAGAAAGCGGAGCGTAGAAAAATATATCTTCGGTAACCGACGACGCGACAATAAGTACAGGAGTAATGGAACTCCAGCAGCAGCGGCAAAACCAAGAATGGTTGGATTAAGCCAGGTCATCGTTCTCGAAGATAGGTCAAGGAAACAAACGGTTCATGAGGTCGCAACGCAAATCGTTCGCCTCATATTACTATACGATATTTAGTTGTAATATCCGAATGGGTCGATTATTCGGATTTTGGATACAACATTCGTTCGACCAAGTGAATCAGGAGATGTCCCAGCGTAATATGACATTCCTGAATGTTTGCCGTGATATTCGACGGCACCGAAACGATATAGTCCGCGAGTGGTTCCATCCCGCGCGGATCGGCGCCGCACCATGCAACGGTCTTCATATTCTTCACCCGGGCTACCGCCATTGCCGCCAATACCGAAGGAGATTTTCCCGAGGTGGATATAGCGATGAGAACATCGCCTTCGCGGCCTAACGCTTCGATCTGCCGCTTAAATACATGGTCGTACCCGTAATCGTTGGCGCCGCCCGTTAAGATCGAAGTGTCGGTTGTTAATGCAATCGAAGCAATAGCGGGACGCTCAAAGTCGCCCGTTAAGCGAACTACGAGTTCCGTTGCAAGGTGTTGCGAATCGGCAGCGGAACCGCCATTCCCACAAAAGAGAATCTTTCCACCATTGCGAACCGATGCAACAATCACTTCGGCGACATCGAGTAAGGACGTTACCAGTTCCTCCGATTCGGCCGCTTGTCGTTTTACGTCGGCTGATCGCAGCAAACCATCTTTGATAACTGAACGAAAATCCATTACGTAAAGTCCTTACATGATTTCCCGAATGGCAGACGCGATCAATGCACATCCAATAGATAATACGAAGACAACCCATAGCGGTAACTTACCCCGGGAGATAATCGCGATGAGACCCATCGCAATCCCGAGCGACAACAAGGGGACTCCCCCATTTGTTAAGAGTGCGTAAGCAATTAAGACTACACCAATCGACCAGCTAATTGCAAACCGATGATTCGGTTTTTTGACAACGCTAAAATCCCGCTCGGATTTCAAATTCCGGGATTCTTGAGCAACTTTCCAACGTAACTTGCTCTCTTCGAGTT
The genomic region above belongs to bacterium and contains:
- a CDS encoding BatA domain-containing protein; translation: MTWLNPTILGFAAAAGVPLLLYLLSRRRLPKIYFSTLRFLKAIEKKQHRRLKITQWLLILLRILAILCIVTAFARPLTVGVLPGGSPANAEVAIVLDRSASMMATAPSGSPFDQAVRSIKQLLTTLAPQDRVSLFFADEIDSHIALSSIDAIQSALDGESPKPVSDDLTNGLVRAERALSESPAPFRSLLLFTDGIGNDDTTLAVAKPGISYLRWSPPDLSQSNRAIVSLQQLEPLLDQTNGVLVAATIKSFAKSSSEATVRVSVGSFGTTLDAIGEQTVELAPGAERSVEWIVKPQGNGPWLVRAELLQDDELSFDNRSELLIPATEPSRITVSGDPAAVEILTRTYRVLSIPVAPSSNQTGLTIHAGRFPPTQSPEQWKSRLQTGERLWLIPAQNADAAMWNRWISAISSLQLKTFDYAQRGKYSLRKNELAAYLRGWVKAPEASVSGRWQVAAENSVLHFDDGNPVWCDLVIGNGKLRLDAIPVADVGWETEPVRIPLLARGYATMQSIEPQPVLEAGVGREIPTKLVGLQRAISPNGKVTIPEQNRVDLLETGIWSADGTQHFVVKIPSQESNREVRRRFGGISDSTFRMLPGEAKVFASAWQQTRSGREWRSVLLITAILLLLVEGYLGRGRRESN
- the hflX gene encoding GTPase HflX yields the protein MNELIVNESAPPERAFLVGVKKRGETREWLNETLDELALLADTAGALVVERFIQERTTPEPATYIGKGFVEQLAGFIAEKNIELVLFDDDLTPAQVKNLEEAWKTARVIDRTGLILDIFANRARSREAVVQVELAQLEYLLPRLTGQWVHLERQRGGIGMRGPGETQLETDKRIIREKIGSLKKMLEIIEQQREVRKKNRRNAYRIAIVGYTNAGKSTLLKALTGGEPFIV
- a CDS encoding D-sedoheptulose 7-phosphate isomerase, translated to MDFRSVIKDGLLRSADVKRQAAESEELVTSLLDVAEVIVASVRNGGKILFCGNGGSAADSQHLATELVVRLTGDFERPAIASIALTTDTSILTGGANDYGYDHVFKRQIEALGREGDVLIAISTSGKSPSVLAAMAVARVKNMKTVAWCGADPRGMEPLADYIVSVPSNITANIQECHITLGHLLIHLVERMLYPKSE